The Gemmatimonadales bacterium region CAGCCGAGCCCCCCGTGGATTCCGTGTGGATTGTCTGTGGTAAACTACCATCAAGCAACTCGGTTGTCCTCACAGCGTCAAGCGCGGAGCGCCCACCAGCGGACCAGAAGCACGCTACCCAGGGCAAGCAACAAATGGGTCACGCCCAAGCTGGTGACCCCGCCAAAGATCAGGAACGCCCACGTGACCAGCGCGATGACGGCTACGACCAGCGTCAATGACGGCATGTGGACTCCTCGCTCGGTTGATTCTAGGGAAGCTGCCTCCTATCTTAATCCCGCGGTGATGGGGAGCCACATTATTGAGCCAACAGGTCCAGTGATGGGCCCGAATGCCGGGGCCGATGTCACGCCCCTCGGGGGAAGGCAGGAGTCTTGGTGAGGGCGCCGAACATTCTCATTGGGCTTCAATAATCCTCTCTGTTGCCGTACTCCACATGCGCCGGCCGGCTTTCGGCCGGCGTATGTGTATGGCGCAGGTGTATGGTGCAGGTGCGTTGAGCACGGCTTGACCTTGCCCCGGGTCCCCGCATCTTCCTCCCAGGACCAGTCACCGAGTCGTTCGATGCCGCGATGCAGCGTGACGCGGCGCGTGCACTTCAATGCCGCGCACCGCCTCAACAATCCTACGTGCTCCGAGGCCTGGAACCGGGCGACGTTCGGCGTGTGCAACAACCCGAACTTCCACGGGCACAACTACGAGCTCGACCTCACGGTCGAGGGGGAGATCAATCCGGAAACCGGATACGTCATGGACCTGAACCGGTTGAAGGACCTGGCGCAGGAGCGGTTGCTGCAGCACATGGACCACAAGAACCTGAATCTGGACGTCGCCTGGTTCCGCGATCTGAACCCGACCTCCGAGAACATCGCGCTGGTGTGCTGGCGGGAGCTGAGGGCGGCGCTTCCCGCCGACCTCACGCTCCGGCTCCGCCTGTGGGAGACCCCGAGAAACTATGTCGACTACCAAGGCGGATAAGGACGGGGCGCTGCCCCGGTCCAACCGGCGACGCGTCACCCCCCCCGACGCGGCCCAGCCGCACCTCGAGCCCTTCGCCGATCAGGTCCGCGCGATCCTCGAGGCCCTGGGCGAGAACCCGGGTCGCGAAGGGTTGCTCAAGACCCCCGACCGGGTGGAATCCTCGCTCCGCTTCCTCACCCAGGGCTACCGGATGACGGTCGAGGAGGTCATCGGCGACGCGGTGTTCGAGGAACAGCACCAGAGCATGATCCTGGTCCGGGACATCGAGATGTACTCGCTCTGCGAGCACCATCTCCTGCCGTTCTTCGGCCGGGCCCACGTGGCCTACATCCCCGACGGCAAGATCCTCGGGCTGAGCAAGGTCGCCCGGATCGTCGATGTATTCGCTCGGCGGCTGCAGGTCCAGGAACGGCTGACCGACGAGATCGCCGACGCGGTGATGGACACGCTCAAGCCCGCCGGGGTGGGCGTGGTGATCGAGGCGGCCCACTTCTGCATGATGATGCGCGGAGTGGAGAAGCAGAACTCGCGGGCGGTCACCAGCGCGCTTCGAGGGATCTTCCGCGACGACTCCAAGACCCGGGTGGAGTTTCTCCGTCTCGCGCACGGGGGCAGGCTGGCGGAGTGACCGCCCTGGCCGGACGCCTGGCCGTGGTGACCGGTGCCTCTCGCGGCATCGGCGCCGCCACCGCCGAGGCGCTGGCCGGCGCGGGCTGCCGGGTGCTCCGGGTGGCCCGCTCGCTCCGGGACGCAGCGCACGGCGCCGGGCACGATGTCCGCTGCGATCTGACCGACGCCGACCAGGTCGCGCGGCTGGCCGATCGCATCGCGCGGGAGTTCGGCCCGCCGGACATCGTAGTGAACAACGCCGGGAGCTTCCTGCTGCGCTCTCTGGAGGAGACCACGGCGGCGGAGTTCGACGCCCAGATCGGGATCAACCTGCGTGCCTCCTTCACGCTCGCCCGCGCCATCCTCCCGATGCTCCGCGCGGTCGGACGCGGCTGCTTCGTCAGCGTCGGCAGCGTGGCCGACCATCTGGGCCTTCCCGAGAACGCCGCGTACGCGGCCAGCAAGTACGGGCTCCGCGGGCTTCATGAGACCCTACTGGCCGAATATCGCGGCAGCGGGGTTCGGTTGACGTTGATCTCTCCCGGCGCAACCGACACCGGGGCCTGGGATCCCTACGATCCCGACCACCGGGTGGGCTTCCCGGCGCGCGCCCGGATGCTGCGACCGGCCGACGTGGCCGACGCTATCCTCTTCGTGGCCACTCGGCCGCCGCACGTGCTGATCGACTGGCTGCGGCTGGAGCCGGCCTGACGCTTCCACCTCGTTCCTGGACGCCTCGATGAGCCACCGCGCACGGTC contains the following coding sequences:
- a CDS encoding 6-carboxytetrahydropterin synthase — translated: MTRRVHFNAAHRLNNPTCSEAWNRATFGVCNNPNFHGHNYELDLTVEGEINPETGYVMDLNRLKDLAQERLLQHMDHKNLNLDVAWFRDLNPTSENIALVCWRELRAALPADLTLRLRLWETPRNYVDYQGG
- the folE gene encoding GTP cyclohydrolase I FolE encodes the protein MSTTKADKDGALPRSNRRRVTPPDAAQPHLEPFADQVRAILEALGENPGREGLLKTPDRVESSLRFLTQGYRMTVEEVIGDAVFEEQHQSMILVRDIEMYSLCEHHLLPFFGRAHVAYIPDGKILGLSKVARIVDVFARRLQVQERLTDEIADAVMDTLKPAGVGVVIEAAHFCMMMRGVEKQNSRAVTSALRGIFRDDSKTRVEFLRLAHGGRLAE
- a CDS encoding SDR family oxidoreductase; this encodes MTALAGRLAVVTGASRGIGAATAEALAGAGCRVLRVARSLRDAAHGAGHDVRCDLTDADQVARLADRIAREFGPPDIVVNNAGSFLLRSLEETTAAEFDAQIGINLRASFTLARAILPMLRAVGRGCFVSVGSVADHLGLPENAAYAASKYGLRGLHETLLAEYRGSGVRLTLISPGATDTGAWDPYDPDHRVGFPARARMLRPADVADAILFVATRPPHVLIDWLRLEPA